In Notamacropus eugenii isolate mMacEug1 chromosome 1, mMacEug1.pri_v2, whole genome shotgun sequence, one genomic interval encodes:
- the SCAND1 gene encoding SCAN domain-containing protein 1: MAAEQGSTGRSIPATPEKEGASPLKLEESDAGPEASLPGPAPPSASPPSPVQLPAALEASPPAHGPPGARPGPETFRQRFRQFRYHEAAGPREAFRQLRELSRQWLRPEVRTKEQIVEMLVQEQLMAILPEEIRARRRGRRGDVRITG; this comes from the coding sequence ATGGCGGCGGAGCAGGGGAGTACGGGCCGGTCGATCCCAGCGACCCCGGAGAAAGAAGGAGCTTCGCCCCTGAAACTGGAGGAGTCTGACGCTGGCCCGGAGGCCTCGCTCCCTGGCCCTGCGCCCCCTTCCGCTTCGCCCCCGTCCCCGGTCCAGCTCCCCGCCGCCCTCGAGGCCTCTCCCCCAGCCCACGGACCCCCGGGGGCCCGGCCGGGCCCGGAGACGTTCCGCCAGCGCTTCCGGCAGTTCCGCTACCACGAGGCGGCGGGGCCGCGCGAGGCGTTCCGCCAGCTCCGCGAACTGTCCCGCCAGTGGCTGCGGCCCGAGGTCCGAACCAAGGAGCAGATCGTGGAGATGCTGGTGCAGGAGCAGCTCATGGCCATCCTGCCCGAGGAGATCCGGGCCCGCCGGCGAGGCCGCCGCGGAGACGTGCGCATCACCGGCTGA